Within Ovis aries strain OAR_USU_Benz2616 breed Rambouillet chromosome 11, ARS-UI_Ramb_v3.0, whole genome shotgun sequence, the genomic segment CAGTAGGATGGGCggcagcaggaggcctgggcaTAGTACAGCTGGCAGCAGGACGGGGGTGTGCAGCTCACCACAcagcagggaggcaggctggtGCCCTCCACGCGGCAGTCAGGGCGGCACCACCTGGTGCGGCTGCTCACAGCTCCGCTGCTACCCACCTGGCCATAGCCAATGCTGCCACCAATGCCACAGCCCGTCTCACAGCCACTGGTCTGGAGGCAGGTTGGCTGGCAGCAGCTGGTCTGGATGGAGATCGGTTGGCAGCAGCTGGTCTGGATGGAGGTTGGCTGGCAGCAGCTGGTCTGGCAGCAGGTCGGCTGGCAGGGACTGGAGCCACAGGTCCCACCAGTGGAACAGATGGGAAATCCACAGAAGCTGGTGGAACAGCAGGCCATGGTGTCAGGAGTTGGGTTGAGAGGAGGGTTGTTAAGAGAAGTTTTTGAGTTTTGGCTCCACCTTCTGCATCTGTCCTTTTATACATCCTGTAGAGCTATGTTATTTCCCTAACATTTAGCATTTTTCCTGGATACCATTGAAATTCAGTCTCTGATTGGCTAATATTTGAGTTGTTAAGAAGGTTATAAATAGCATTTTGAATAGCCTGCTTTTGTCATTGTTCAATTAAATCTCATTATGTTTCTTCTTTGCCCTTTGGGTCAAGCCAAGACTCATCATGGAAGTTGTGTGATAGATTAGACTTTGGCTAACCGTTGCCCTGGCTTGCTTTGTCATAAATGTCCTTTGATAGCCTTTAGGCAGAGTTTGTCTAAACTGAACATTCCCTTCCTAAGTGGTCATTCAATTAAGGATCATGATTTTGTAAACAATTTGTCTAGACTTGGAATGTCTATTAGTGTCACCAGAACATGAACTATCACCTGAGTCATCAACATCAAAAGAAGCATGCCTTTCTATGCCCCATTTGTGTAAGCTACAGGATCCTCAgcactctagtatttttgttattaatgTATACATTCTCAACCGAAACCCTTAGTGACTTTTCCTGTAGCTTGTTTTCTGACtttgctaatttaaaaataataagatagcAATGAATACACATTTTAATAAGTCAAACAGTATGCagacatataaagaaaaattaatgttattCTCCCTTTTCCCAAAACATACACATCCCTCCCAAAACTAGTACTTCAGAGATAATCAATATTAACAGTTTTAGGGCATGTTCTATCACATTTCTCCCTGCTTTTGCAAACATAAACCAGAGTATGCACATATACATCATTTAACTTAGTAGAGTTGGAATCTCTTATACCTGTttatgcaatgcaagagacctgcttttgatccctgggctgggaggatacccactccagtaatcttgcctggagaactccaaggacagaggagcctggcaggctacagtccatggggttgcaaagatttgacatgactgaatgactaacacactatacctatttattattaaaaatttttaataaaatatacacaacataaaatttaccatcttaacaaaTTTTGATAGTTCACTCTACTAGTGTTAAGCAtgttcacactgttgtgcaatcaatctccagaactcttatcttacaaaactgaaactctgtatccattaaaTCCCACTtccccattctcccctccccAAACTCTTGGCAATCATTATCCTACTCTGTGTCTTGATGAATTCAACCACTCTTTGTACCTCATTTACGTTGGATcagacagtatttgtccttttgtggctgggttatttcactaagcataatgtcctcaagattgATCCACCTTGAAGAGTatgacagaatttccttcttttctaaggCTGAATAAGATTCCTTTATGTGCATAtcccacaatttgtttatccagtcatccATCAATGACACTTGGGCTGCTTCcatcttttaattattataattaatcaTGCAGGAACAtgagtgtacaaatatctcttcaagaacatgCTCTCAATTTTTTGGGGTGTATACTTAGGAGTACAATTGCTAGATCAGATGGTAATTCTATCTTTGATTTTTTGAGTAACTGTCATATTGCTTCCCATAGTGGGTATatcatttacattcccaccagcagtgcacaagggttccaatttttccATGTCCTTGCCAATACTTTTTGAGTGTTTTAAGAATAGCTGTTCAAATGGATGTGAGGTGgtatgtcattgtggttttggtttgcattttcctaattatCAAtaacactgagcatcttttcatgtggtctttttttttttttgccatttgtatatcttctttggagttATGTGGATTCATATCTTTTGcccaaattttgttgttgttttagagtTGGTGTTCCTTTTGTTGAGTTGTAGGGATTCTTTTATATTCTGGAatctatgatttgcaaatatcttctcccattctgctGATTgccctttcattttgttaattgttattgttgttcagtcacttaagttgtgtctgactctttgcgtgtCCTTTGATGCagggaagtttttaatttttatgtagttcagtttatttttaacttttgttgcctgttcttttggtgtcatatgcAAGAAATCATCAAATCCAGTATCATGAAGCTTTTGCTGTATGTTTTCTTTAGATAATTTTATAGCTTTAACTCTtatttaagtctttgatccattttgagttaatttttgtagaaGTTTTAAGATAaaggtccaacttcattcttttgcatgttgatatccagttttcccaacaccatttgtgGAAAAGATTGTCCTTTCCTACTAAATGTTCTTGGCACTTCTCTTGCAAATCTCTTGACAATATAGATGAgggttatttctgggctctctgttctgtttcatGTTTGTCTCTATGCCTGCTTTTGTGTCAGCACCATGCTGTTTTGACTACtctagctttgtagtgtagtttgaaatcagggagtaagatgcctccagctttgttcttctttctcaagattgctttggatattcagGGCCTTTTGTGGTTCCACAAATTTTAGGATAGTTTGTTCTATCTCTGAGGAAAATGCCATTGATATTCTAATAAGGATTGCCTtgatctatagattgctttgggtagtatggacatttaagcaatattaattcttccagccACAAGCATGGACTACCtttaatttatttgtatcttctttaGTTCCTTTCATTCACGTCTTACACTTTTCAGTGCACAGACCTTCCACATCCTGGATAAgtttattcataagtattttattctctttaatgCTATTGTTAATTTGattgtttcttgaatttttctttctgacagaatgttgttagt encodes:
- the KRTAP1-1 gene encoding keratin-associated protein 1-1 (The RefSeq protein has 3 substitutions, 2 non-frameshifting indels compared to this genomic sequence), translating into MACCSTSFCGFPICSTGGTCGSSPCQQTCCQTSCCQPTSIQTSCCQPTSIQTSCCQPISIQTSCCQPTSIQTSCCQPTCLQTSGCETGCGIGGSIGYGQVGSSGAVSSRTRWCRPDCRVEGTSLPPCCVVSCTPPSCCQLYYAQASCCRPSYCGQSCCRPACCCQPTCTEPVCEPSCCEPTC